TTTGATTTTGACGACGCGGTGTTTAGGAGGGATTCATTCGCTCGAAAAGGCACGGGCCTGGAAAAGAAGCGTTTCAAGGGCATTGTAGGCGCATCCGACACCGTCATCGCAGGCAATGACTTCCTTGCCCAGTGCGCCCGGTATTTTTCGGAGCCGCATCATGTTGTAATGATCCCGACCTGTATCGAGACCAGGGCCTATGAAAGGGATCTGGTCGCCGAAGGCCGGACTTCACCGTGTGACGCCATGGTCCTGACCTGGATCGGTAGTTCAAGCACCCTCCCTCTGCTGACAGGCCGAGCAGACATACTCAACCGGATCGGTCGGGAGTTCTCCCAAATACGTTTAAAAGTTATTTGTGATGCTTTTCCATCATTTGAGCATATGCCGGTTCAACCGGTTCCCTGGTCGACTGAGACTGAAATCCCCGAGTTGGCTTCTTCCCACGTGGGCATCAGCTGGCTTCCGGAAGACGAGTGGGGAAAGGGGAAATGCGGACTCAAGGTCTTGCAGTATATGGCCGCGGGTTTGCCCGTGGTGGCCAATCCGTTCGGCGTCCACCTTCAGATGATTGAACATGGCAAAAGCGGCTTTCTGGCGGACACTCCGGAAGACTGGATTCGCGCCGTCAGGACCCTGCACGATGATCCGGCCCTGGCAAAACAGATGGGCGCGCGGGGAAAGGAGATGGTCCGTGCACGATACAGCGTGTCCGGTTGGGCGACCAAATTGCATAATGTATTGATTGACTTATGGAATGGCGATGCTGGCAATTGTCTGTGACCGATGGGACATGGAAGGGGGCGGGGCCGAACACTACCTTGCGGACCTGGTTTCATTTGCATCCCTGGCAGGCATAGAAATCCGTGTCTACCCATCCCAGGTCCGTGGACAACAGCCCCCGGAAGAGATCCATAACATTCCTCACACGGGTTGGCCCGGTGTTCTAAGCGATCGGCAATACTGTAAAAAGGTTGGGATAGAAATTGCCGGCATGGCGGGACCGACGGTCCTGGCCCTTCGGCCCTTTTCGAGGGCAACCCATTATCAACTCCACAGTGGACTCTATGCCGCTGCGTTTGAGGCCGAAAGAGAGTCGTTGCCTTCTCCTCTCCGCAGGCTTTTTTACCCCGCGGCGAACCGCCTGAATCTTAAACGGCAAAGGCTCCTGCGACTTCAGGAAAGGCTGCTGGATACCCCTGAAACGCCATACGTCATGGCCTTCTCTCATTTTACAGCCCTTGACTTGCAGCGTCGCTGCAATACCCCTTTAGAAAAGATCACTATTCTTCCTCACGGTGTGAATCTGGCACGATTTCTTCCCAGCGCAACAAAGCGACATGGAACAATGAAAAACGGATCCAACGGGGAAAGGGAACCCGCCCTTCTTTTTGTCGCGCACAATTTCTTTCTGAAGGGTCTGCATTGTCTTCTGAAGGCCATCGGCCGCATTCGAAAATCCGGAGTTAAGATCCCATTGCGGGTGGTGGGTTCGGGTTCCAGAGCCTATTTTCAGAAGCTGGCCACGAGGCATGGAATCGCTTCCCAGGTTGCGTTTCTGGGTTCCATATCTCAGGAGGAGCTTGTTCATCTGTACCGGAAAAGTGCGGCCCTTGTTCATCCCACCTTTTATGATCCCTGTTCGCTCGTTACCCTGGAGGCCCTGGCCTCGGGCTGCCCCGTGGTGACCACCCGGAGAAATGGCGCAGCCGAGCTTTTTGAGTCTGGCGGAGAGGGATTCATTCTGGACGATCCAAGGGATACGGATGCATTGGCGGACGTGTTGCTGACGCTCCGGGATCCCCGTATCGTGGACGAAATGAGCCAGGCTGCATCGGATCTTGCGCCGCACCTGGATATAAGAAGGCACATGGTGGAAGCGATCAGGTGGCTGAGACTATCCCCACGGCATGCTGCCATAGTCCCACCACGTTAAAGAGCGGTAAGGTTCTCGCCATTTGCTATTCGCATCGATCTTGAGTTCAAAATGTTGAGGTTGACGAACACACTTCGGATTCAGGACACGGCGTAGGCGTACAGTCTCTGGAAAAGGCCATCCTCCTTGAGCAGATTTCGACGGGTATCGTTCTGGACGATGCGACCGTTGTCAAGGACGATAATCCGATCCACGTTCCGGATGGTGGACATACGGTGTGCGACGATGATGGTGGTTCGACCCAGCCAGAGCGTCCGCAGGGAATCCCTGATCAAATGCTCCGATTCCGGATCAAGGGCAGAGGTGGGTTCATCCAGAATCAGGAGCCTCGGATTCAGCAGGAAGGCCCTTGCAATGGCAATCCGCTGACGTTGTCCCACAGACAGCCTCCCGCCGTACGGACCGATGGGGGTGTCATATCCGTTGGGAAGTTTCAGGGCAAATTGATCCACATAGGCGGCCCTGGCCGCAGCCCTGATCTCGTCTTGGGTGGCGTTCATCTTTCCAAAGGAGAGGTTTTCTCTTAATGTGGCGTCGAACAAAACAGGCTCCTGCGGTACGAGTCCGATCTGCCTTCGCAGGCTGTCAATCCGATGCCGGTGAATATCGCGGCCATCTATCAGAATGGTCCCGGATATGGGATCCAGAAAGCGCAGGAGCATGTTGACGAGGGTAGTCTTCCCGGCGCCGCTGGGGCCGACGATCGCAACGGTTTCCCCAGGCCGAATCTCAAAGCTGATATCCTCCATGCGAAACCCCTTCGGGCCGTAGTAAAAGAGAATATCCTTAACCAGGATAAGGCCCTTTATCGTGGGAAGCGACGGAAGTTTCTCTTCATGGACGGATTCCTTGGGCAGATGGAGGATGTCATCAAAACGATCCATCACTGCAAAAACCTTGCTTATCAATCCAAAAGATGCGGACGTCCTCGATATGGGTGTAAATATCAGGAGAAGGCAGGTAATGAAAGCCGTCAGATCTGCAATGGGAAAGGACTCATGAAAAACCATCCACGAACAGACAAGGATCAGGATGCCGATGGTGATAAAGGTCTGGCACGAAACAAT
This sequence is a window from Deltaproteobacteria bacterium. Protein-coding genes within it:
- a CDS encoding glycosyltransferase family 4 protein, whose protein sequence is MNRDVSKKIAVLVEGMDHVCYRYRLQAFEPYLKSRGWTVEAYPIPRGITSALRVLGRVRDADVVFLQRKAPGRLYLELLRRNAKRLVFDFDDAVFRRDSFARKGTGLEKKRFKGIVGASDTVIAGNDFLAQCARYFSEPHHVVMIPTCIETRAYERDLVAEGRTSPCDAMVLTWIGSSSTLPLLTGRADILNRIGREFSQIRLKVICDAFPSFEHMPVQPVPWSTETEIPELASSHVGISWLPEDEWGKGKCGLKVLQYMAAGLPVVANPFGVHLQMIEHGKSGFLADTPEDWIRAVRTLHDDPALAKQMGARGKEMVRARYSVSGWATKLHNVLIDLWNGDAGNCL
- a CDS encoding glycosyltransferase family 4 protein, which produces MLAIVCDRWDMEGGGAEHYLADLVSFASLAGIEIRVYPSQVRGQQPPEEIHNIPHTGWPGVLSDRQYCKKVGIEIAGMAGPTVLALRPFSRATHYQLHSGLYAAAFEAERESLPSPLRRLFYPAANRLNLKRQRLLRLQERLLDTPETPYVMAFSHFTALDLQRRCNTPLEKITILPHGVNLARFLPSATKRHGTMKNGSNGEREPALLFVAHNFFLKGLHCLLKAIGRIRKSGVKIPLRVVGSGSRAYFQKLATRHGIASQVAFLGSISQEELVHLYRKSAALVHPTFYDPCSLVTLEALASGCPVVTTRRNGAAELFESGGEGFILDDPRDTDALADVLLTLRDPRIVDEMSQAASDLAPHLDIRRHMVEAIRWLRLSPRHAAIVPPR
- a CDS encoding ABC transporter ATP-binding protein/permease; the encoded protein is MSTFRLKSKHVETLKGILHHNRRQFILVLLLMGLSSAIMMLVPLWAKILVNEIILKNDFFLLVKHLMLGFFLFMTILFLEFQRESRKLCLGNAMEAAVRARLFQHIINMPLSVMPKHRAGDLISRISNDVRVFGDGIREGVFSLIANGMMVLGLGILMLWYSFTLSVVAILLVSPTAWATNYFVRRIRSTSRIAQGKLASVNNMVEESIRGLREIKCYGREEFVKERFHRLNDETLKTHNQQDRLRAINPAIVSCQTFITIGILILVCSWMVFHESFPIADLTAFITCLLLIFTPISRTSASFGLISKVFAVMDRFDDILHLPKESVHEEKLPSLPTIKGLILVKDILFYYGPKGFRMEDISFEIRPGETVAIVGPSGAGKTTLVNMLLRFLDPISGTILIDGRDIHRHRIDSLRRQIGLVPQEPVLFDATLRENLSFGKMNATQDEIRAAARAAYVDQFALKLPNGYDTPIGPYGGRLSVGQRQRIAIARAFLLNPRLLILDEPTSALDPESEHLIRDSLRTLWLGRTTIIVAHRMSTIRNVDRIIVLDNGRIVQNDTRRNLLKEDGLFQRLYAYAVS